AGCCGTCCTCAGCCATCTGGAGGGGCTGAACCACACCTATCTGCACCGATCCGCCGATCTGGAGACCGCCCGCGCCATCGTGCTGAACGCCAAGATGCGCCGCGTCTCGGTCTGCGGCGCCACCGAGACCCTGCTGGTGGACCGGGCGGCGGCCGAACGCCTGCTGCCCGCCGTCGCCGCCGATCTAATCGCCGCCGGCTGCGAACTGCGCGGCGACGCCGAGGCGCAACAGCTTGTCCCCGGCATGGTCGCGGCCGACGAGGCCGACTGGCTGACCGAATATCTGGCGCCCATCCTGGCCGTCCGCGTCGTGGCCGATATGGACGCCGCCGTCGACCACATCGCCCGCTACGGCTCGGGCCACACCGAGGCCATCGTCGCCACCGACCCGGCCGCCGCCGAGGATTTCGCCGCCCGGATCGACAGCGCCATCGTGCTGATCAACGCCTCGACCCAGTTCGCCGACGGCGGCGAGTTCGGCTTCGGCGGCGAAATCGGCATCTCCACCAACCGCCTCCACGCGCGCGGCCCGGTGGGCGCCGAACAGCTGACCACCTACAAATACGTCGTGCGCGGCCAGGGGCAGATCAGGCCCTGACTTGAACGCGACAGCAGTTTACCGCACCCTCGCAACATGATCACAAGCCGAGTGACATCAGAGGGCGAGATCACCATCCCGCTGGAGATAGGGGAAGCCTCGACCCTGCGTGTCGGCGACGAGATTCGACACGATATGCAGGGCGACAAGAGCGTGCCGACCAAGGCGATGCGAGTGTCGGAGCCTTTTGCCGTTTTCGAAGAATGGCAAAGCGAAGCGGATCACATCGCCTACGTCGAACTCTGACATTCGCCTTTCCCTCCCCGCTCGGGGAGGGTGGCTGAGCCGAAGGCGAGGTCGGGTGGGGGCGGCCCGGCCAGGCATTTCTAAAACGAGAAAAGGCGGCTCGTTTCCGAGCCGCCCCCACCCGGTCGCTGGCGCGACCACCCTCCCCCGCAGGGGAGGGAGATTCAGCGCGTGAACTCAACCGCGTTGCGGCAGAGCATAAGCGATGACGTAGTCGCCCTCCGGCGTCTCCATGAAGTGATGACCCGCCGCGACGATCACCAGATACTGGCGGCCGTTCTGCTCATAGATCATCGGGTTGGCCTGGCCGCCCGCGGGCAGGACGTCGGACCAGACGGTCTTGCCGGTCTCGATGTCGATGGCGCGGATCAGGTCGTCGGTCGCCGCGGCGATGAAGATCAGCCCGCCCGCCGTGACCACCGAGCCGCCGTTGTTCGGCGTGCCGATCTCCAGCGGCAGCATCGAGGGAATGCCGAACGGCCCGTTCTTGCGCGCCGTGCCGAACGGACGGTCCCACAGGGTCTTGCCGCTCTGCACGTCGATGGCGCGGATGCCGCCATAGGGAGGCTCCTTGCACAGCAGGCCGGTGAAGGGCATCCGCCAGCCGGCGTTCACGTCGATCGCATAGGGCACGCCCATCTGCGGGTCGCCCGCGCCCTCGGCCTTGGACAGGCTGCCGCCCCGGTTGGCCAGTTCCTTCTCGCGGGCGATGTAGCGGGGGTCGTCGCGCGGGAACCAGCCCAGCTTGTCGGCCTCGGCGCGGGGCACCAGCCGGTTGTAGTTGGGCATGTCGTTATAGTTGGCGATGATCACGCCACGACGCGGGTCCAGCGCCACGCTGCCCCAGTCCGAACCGCCATTGTAGCCCGGATATTCGATGAAGCGGCGATCGGCCGTCGGGGCGGTGAACTGACCCTGATAAGATGCCTTCTTGAACTGGATGCGGCAGATCATCTGGTCGATCGGCGACATCCCCCACATGTCGGCTTCGCGCAGATCGGGCTTGGCCAGGGTGTTGAACAGCGAATAGGGCTGGGTGCGGGCGCGCTGGGCCGGCTCGACCCCGCCGCCGGGGACGGCGCGATCCTGAACCCCGTGCAGGGGCTGACCCGTGCGGCGATCCAGCACGAAAATCTCGCCGCGCTTGGACGGCAGGATCACCGCCGGCGTCACCCCGCCCGCCGTCGGCATGTCGACCAGCGTCACCTGCGACCCCAGGTCATAGTCCCAGACGTCGCGGCGCACCGTCTGATAGCGCCAGCGGGGCTTGCCGGTCGTGACGTCCAGCGCGACCAGGGCGCTGGAATACTGGTCCTCCTGCGGTCGGCGCAGCGACGAATAATAGTCGGCGGCCGAGTTGCCCATCGGCAGATAGACAAGGCCCAGGGCCTCGTCGCCCGTCGCCGTCGTCCACATGTTGGGCGTGCCGGGGGTGTAGGTCTCGCCCGCTGGCGGCGTGGTGGTGGTTTCGGGACGCATCATGTCCCAGGCGAAGCGCATCTGACCCGTCACGGCGTCATAGCCCTGGATCACGCCCGACGCATTCCAGCGCTTCTGGCCGTCCAGAACCTGGTGGCCGGTGACGATGATCCCGCGCACGATGACGGGGGGAGAGGTGATCGACACCATGCCGGGATAGGGGTTGCCCATCCCTTCCTTGATGCTGACCGACCCATTGGTCCCGAAGGCGGGGCAAGGCACGCCCGTCCGGGCGTCCACGGCGATGATGCGGCCGTCCAGCGTGCCTTCGATCAGGCGGGTCGCGCAGGGCTGGGCCTGATCGGCGTTGGGCACGGCGTAGTAGGTCACCCCCCGGCACGCGGCCGTATAGGGGATCTGATCGTCCGGCACCTTGGGATCATAGGTCCATTTCTGCTTGCCGGTGTTGGCGTCCAGGGCGAACATCTTGTTGCGCGCCGAACACAGATAGATGGTGTCGGCGATCTTCAGCGGCGTGGTTTCGGCCCCGAACCGC
Above is a genomic segment from Candidatus Brevundimonas colombiensis containing:
- a CDS encoding membrane-bound PQQ-dependent dehydrogenase, glucose/quinate/shikimate family; this encodes MTLLLGLLLAVIGLVLTVGGVQLAALGGSWYYLLAGLALIASGFFLVYRDVRGAWIYGATFLLTLVWALWEKGLNGWAMIPRLVGPLVLMFLVLATLPVLRPGRGGGRKAGVGALGLAVLTVVFGLVVGQINRSGVDSPVPGARGPFGDPALIKAGADWPAYGGSEAAQRFSPLNQINKDNVGQLERAWTFRTGDLPGQRFGAETTPLKIADTIYLCSARNKMFALDANTGKQKWTYDPKVPDDQIPYTAACRGVTYYAVPNADQAQPCATRLIEGTLDGRIIAVDARTGVPCPAFGTNGSVSIKEGMGNPYPGMVSITSPPVIVRGIIVTGHQVLDGQKRWNASGVIQGYDAVTGQMRFAWDMMRPETTTTPPAGETYTPGTPNMWTTATGDEALGLVYLPMGNSAADYYSSLRRPQEDQYSSALVALDVTTGKPRWRYQTVRRDVWDYDLGSQVTLVDMPTAGGVTPAVILPSKRGEIFVLDRRTGQPLHGVQDRAVPGGGVEPAQRARTQPYSLFNTLAKPDLREADMWGMSPIDQMICRIQFKKASYQGQFTAPTADRRFIEYPGYNGGSDWGSVALDPRRGVIIANYNDMPNYNRLVPRAEADKLGWFPRDDPRYIAREKELANRGGSLSKAEGAGDPQMGVPYAIDVNAGWRMPFTGLLCKEPPYGGIRAIDVQSGKTLWDRPFGTARKNGPFGIPSMLPLEIGTPNNGGSVVTAGGLIFIAAATDDLIRAIDIETGKTVWSDVLPAGGQANPMIYEQNGRQYLVIVAAGHHFMETPEGDYVIAYALPQRG
- a CDS encoding transcriptional regulator, producing the protein MITSRVTSEGEITIPLEIGEASTLRVGDEIRHDMQGDKSVPTKAMRVSEPFAVFEEWQSEADHIAYVEL